The segment AAGCACTCATCCACTGTTCTTGGGATCACCATGCTCATCTCATCTTGTATGCTGAACTTGAGTCCATTTAGGTATCTAGCAACCTTCTCCTTCTCATCTTCATGATGATTGGCCTTGAAAATCAACTTGTGGAACTCTTCTGTGTAGGattccacatccaagtctttttgCTTCAAGTTGTCGAACCTCTTGATGATTTGGGTTTCATAGTCAGTAGGCATGAATTTTGCCTTAATTAGGGACACCATTCTACTCCATGAACTGATCATATTCTTTCTCATCTTCACCCTTTCACCTTGGGTGTAGTTCCACCACACCAAAGTTGACCCCTTCAACCAAGTTTTaacaaacttcaccttcttatctTTAGCCTTCTTCTTGTAGTCAAAGTAATTATTCAATGCATCAATCCAATCTGCAAGTTCATCTCCATCCAACTTGCCACTCTATATGGGTAAATCCACCTTAGGTTCTGTTTGTGCCGCCTTCACAACATCTATGAACATCTTTTGATTTGTAGGTATCTCATGGATACTCTGTCTTTCTTCTTCCCCCTCTGCTTCTTCATCTCCAGAGTCTGTTGACTCATCTCCTTTGCCCTTCTCTTTTCCCCTCAACTTCTTGATGTCCTCGACCATCATGGCTTTCCATCCATTCCTCATTCTCTTCTGCAACTCTTGGAGTTCTTTTTCCATGTCTTCCTTCTTTGGAGG is part of the Cryptomeria japonica chromosome 10, Sugi_1.0, whole genome shotgun sequence genome and harbors:
- the LOC131859313 gene encoding uncharacterized protein LOC131859313, which translates into the protein MPPKKEDMEKELQELQKRMRNGWKAMMVEDIKKLRGKEKGKGDESTDSGDEEAEGEEERQSIHEIPTNQKMFIDVVKAAQTEPKGSTLVWWNYTQGERVKMRKNMISSWSRMVSLIKAKFMPTDYETQIIKRFDNLKQKDLDVESYTEEFHKLIFKANHHEDEKEKVARYLNGLKFSIQDEMSMVIPRTVDECFQMALRAEEKLRRRGDQNYRGKGGRNNRGRRNFGGRNQFQKSNGETSY